A single region of the Thermococcus paralvinellae genome encodes:
- the guaA gene encoding glutamine-hydrolyzing GMP synthase, with protein sequence MWEKFIEEKIEEIREKVGDGKAIIALSGGVDSSTAAILAHKAIGDKLYAVFVNTGFLRKGEPKFVIKTFRDEFGLNLIYVDAQDRFFEALKGVTDPEEKRKIIGKTFIDVFEEVAKEINAEFLIQGTIAPDWIESQGEIKSHHNVGGLPERLNLKLIEPLRDLYKDEVRELAKELGLPEKIYNRMPFPGPGLAVRVLGEVTPEKVAIVREANAIVEEEVEKAKLKPWQAFAVLLNVKTVGVQGDIRAYKETIAVRIVESLDGMTANAMNVPWEVLQRIAFRITSEIPQVGRVLYDITNKPPATIEFE encoded by the coding sequence ATGTGGGAAAAATTCATTGAAGAAAAGATTGAGGAGATTAGAGAGAAAGTTGGAGATGGAAAGGCGATAATAGCATTATCCGGAGGAGTTGACAGCTCAACAGCAGCCATCTTAGCTCACAAAGCAATTGGGGATAAACTCTATGCAGTATTCGTAAATACTGGATTTCTTAGAAAAGGAGAACCAAAATTCGTCATAAAAACCTTTAGAGATGAATTTGGCCTAAATTTAATTTACGTTGATGCCCAAGATAGATTCTTTGAGGCATTAAAAGGTGTAACTGATCCTGAAGAGAAAAGAAAGATAATTGGAAAGACTTTCATTGACGTCTTTGAAGAAGTTGCAAAGGAAATCAATGCAGAGTTTTTGATTCAAGGAACAATTGCTCCAGACTGGATTGAGAGTCAAGGGGAGATTAAGAGCCACCACAACGTTGGGGGCCTTCCAGAGAGATTAAATCTAAAGCTAATTGAACCTTTAAGAGATCTCTATAAAGATGAAGTAAGAGAATTAGCGAAGGAACTCGGATTGCCAGAGAAAATCTACAATAGGATGCCTTTTCCAGGACCAGGATTGGCTGTTAGAGTTCTCGGTGAAGTAACTCCCGAAAAAGTTGCAATCGTTAGAGAGGCAAATGCCATAGTAGAGGAAGAAGTTGAAAAAGCTAAGCTAAAGCCTTGGCAGGCTTTTGCCGTGCTCTTAAATGTGAAGACTGTTGGAGTTCAAGGTGATATAAGGGCTTACAAAGAGACAATAGCTGTTAGAATCGTTGAGAGCTTAGATGGGATGACTGCAAACGCAATGAACGTTCCGTGGGAAGTTCTGCAGAGGATAGCTTTTAGGATTACAAGCGAAATCCCGCAGGTTGGGAGAGTTTTATACGACATTACAAACAAACCTCCTGCGACGATAGAGTTTGAGTGA
- a CDS encoding sulfide-dependent adenosine diphosphate thiazole synthase, with protein MLKDVVISRAIIETYFRELLEHLNLDVAIVGAGPSGMVAAYYLVKGGAKVAIFEKKLSTGGGIWGGAMGFNKIVVEEEAKEILDEFEVRYDEFERGYYVADAIEAATTIASKTVKAGVKIFNMIEVEDLVIKKNRVAGIVINWTPVKMTSLHVDPLTVEAKFVIDSAGHGAQITQLLEKRGLIERVPGEGAMWAEMGEKLTVEHTKEVYPGLYVTGMAANAVAGAPRMGPIFGGMFLSGRKAALEILEKLKK; from the coding sequence ATGCTGAAGGATGTCGTGATAAGTAGGGCAATAATCGAAACCTATTTCAGAGAGCTTTTGGAGCATTTAAACCTCGACGTTGCTATAGTTGGAGCTGGTCCATCAGGAATGGTTGCTGCCTATTATCTTGTTAAAGGCGGTGCAAAGGTGGCAATCTTCGAGAAGAAGCTAAGCACAGGCGGAGGAATATGGGGTGGAGCCATGGGTTTCAATAAAATAGTAGTAGAAGAGGAGGCTAAGGAAATACTTGACGAGTTCGAAGTAAGGTATGACGAATTTGAGAGGGGTTATTATGTTGCCGATGCTATTGAAGCGGCAACAACGATAGCGAGCAAGACAGTAAAGGCTGGAGTAAAGATATTCAACATGATAGAGGTCGAGGATTTAGTCATCAAGAAGAACCGCGTAGCTGGAATCGTCATAAACTGGACGCCTGTTAAAATGACAAGCCTTCACGTTGACCCGCTTACGGTTGAAGCTAAGTTTGTGATTGATTCGGCAGGTCATGGGGCACAGATAACCCAGCTCCTTGAGAAGAGAGGTTTAATAGAGAGGGTTCCCGGTGAGGGCGCGATGTGGGCAGAGATGGGAGAGAAGCTCACGGTAGAGCACACCAAAGAGGTTTACCCAGGCTTATACGTCACTGGAATGGCTGCCAATGCTGTTGCTGGAGCGCCAAGAATGGGGCCAATATTCGGAGGTATGTTCCTGAGCGGAAGGAAGGCGGCCTTAGAGATACTTGAGAAGCTTAAGAAATGA
- a CDS encoding GMP synthase subunit A: protein MIIIMDNHGQYVHRIWRTLRYLGVEAKIIPNTTSLEEIKAMNPKGIIFSGGPSLERTGNCEAILENYENFNVPILGICLGHQLIAKHFGGKVGRGEKAEYSLVEVEILEENDIFKGLPRRLKVWESHMDEVKELPKYFGLLAKSEFCEVEAMKHKKLPIYGVQFHPEVAHTEKGSEIYRNFAKLCGEL, encoded by the coding sequence ATGATAATTATAATGGACAACCACGGGCAATACGTTCACAGAATTTGGAGAACTTTACGATATTTAGGCGTTGAGGCAAAGATAATACCAAATACAACATCTCTAGAAGAAATCAAAGCCATGAATCCAAAAGGGATAATTTTTTCAGGAGGACCAAGCTTGGAAAGAACAGGTAACTGTGAAGCTATACTCGAAAATTATGAAAACTTCAATGTTCCCATTCTGGGAATTTGCCTCGGCCATCAGTTAATAGCAAAGCACTTTGGCGGAAAAGTTGGGAGAGGAGAAAAAGCAGAGTACAGCTTAGTTGAGGTCGAGATCTTAGAGGAAAATGACATCTTTAAAGGTTTGCCAAGACGTTTAAAGGTATGGGAAAGTCACATGGATGAGGTAAAAGAACTGCCAAAGTATTTTGGGCTTTTAGCTAAGAGTGAGTTCTGTGAAGTTGAAGCCATGAAGCACAAAAAACTGCCAATCTATGGAGTTCAGTTCCATCCAGAGGTTGCACACACAGAAAAAGGAAGCGAAATCTACAGAAATTTTGCTAAGCTCTGTGGTGAGCTTTAA
- a CDS encoding DUF2101 family protein, protein MNVEDVFYRIGGFVESAWKKIKDFINPKSQDSPPTFEFLRKIVKRKVTVHELLVLKLQLAFISYLLLSLLLVVFLPNELYLVALTAVYFIYLRTIFRKYREFFIEYRPYQMFYYSISVIGFLAFFGYSLLKRFSLGIHYSLGYLVFVSVVVIMFRFYFKSKYGRNWTYGVIEEIKENVVKISVHDDIRANVRPGEYWVDKVPDVKIGRVVKVLVEERAFRGAVPTKIIEVYLSDQPSSSKASTEAKKENETNSSL, encoded by the coding sequence ATGAACGTTGAAGACGTATTCTACAGGATAGGTGGATTTGTAGAATCGGCATGGAAGAAGATAAAGGATTTTATAAATCCAAAATCTCAGGATAGTCCTCCTACTTTTGAATTTCTAAGAAAAATTGTAAAAAGAAAAGTTACAGTTCATGAATTATTAGTTCTAAAGCTTCAGTTAGCTTTTATCTCCTATTTGCTTCTATCCTTACTCCTCGTAGTTTTCTTGCCAAACGAGTTATATTTGGTTGCCTTAACGGCTGTGTATTTCATATATTTGAGAACAATATTCCGCAAGTATAGAGAATTCTTCATCGAGTATAGGCCGTATCAAATGTTCTATTACTCAATCAGCGTCATAGGCTTTCTAGCATTTTTTGGATACTCACTTTTGAAAAGATTTTCTTTAGGCATTCATTATTCGTTGGGTTATCTTGTTTTTGTTTCTGTTGTGGTTATCATGTTTAGGTTTTATTTCAAGTCCAAATACGGCAGAAACTGGACTTACGGTGTCATAGAGGAGATTAAAGAAAATGTTGTGAAAATTAGTGTACACGATGACATAAGAGCGAACGTTAGGCCTGGTGAATACTGGGTTGATAAGGTTCCAGATGTGAAAATCGGAAGAGTAGTGAAAGTTTTAGTTGAGGAAAGAGCATTTAGAGGAGCTGTACCGACGAAAATAATTGAGGTTTACCTAAGTGACCAGCCTTCATCATCAAAGGCCTCAACGGAAGCAAAAAAAGAGAACGAAACTAACAGTAGCTTATAA